From a single Entelurus aequoreus isolate RoL-2023_Sb linkage group LG12, RoL_Eaeq_v1.1, whole genome shotgun sequence genomic region:
- the dennd4c gene encoding DENN domain-containing protein 4C isoform X1, protein MIEDKGHRVTDYFVVAGLTDKSAPLEHDLSEAKSSGPKAPITDLAVINRSAGEVVPEGFTCIDSTPSGQLANLNHGSLKSPELFLCYKRTRGKPPLIDVGVLYEVKERLIQGCEIIQATPYGRCANVNNSSATSQRIFITFRRAPPVQPQNSLAVTDICVIVTSKGETPPHTFCKVEKNLNCGMWGSSVFLCYKKSVSASNSITYKAGLIFRYPEEDYESFPLSESVPLFCLPMGAKIECWAPNTRDPLPIFSTFVLTISSGEKVYGSAIQFYEPYPVELLSEKQKVHLGLLTTVEKKEIPNRPVNANKCICLLSRWPFFESFRKFLMFLYKLSVSGPHSLPIEKHISHFMHNVSFPSPQRPRILVQLSAHDTLILSQPVSTPLPLSGADYSTLLMNLGSENCATLLHFVLQENKILLHSLRPAVLTGVAEAVVAMIFPFQWQCPYIPLCPLSLAGVLNAPVPFIVGVDSRYFDLYDPPPDVVCVDLDTNTIYLSDEKKHNNFKNLPKKPCKSLVNTLSNLYHQLATVSVRPTTQTGVAVDMTPIEADITWHKKKTALEMEIQEAFLRFMASILKGYRSYLKPITQAPSEKATAADSLYDLQGFLKSRDRAHQKFYSQLTKTQIFIRFIEECTFVSDKDTGLAFFDDCVEKLFPSDKLTDKGTKVEGESSEDTRLLELDESQKSEHTVFVMPPEPPAEDEHEAPKRYTYKRFPRLKMGLFDRPLELRPAISRGTAGASLSSSPALLAKRTKQEIKLAYKMAKRFYSDPQLWSRCLFSHCYSLWFICLPAALRLAKSKSRAMQQAYNVLLKMRTTEVEVLDEVCYRVVMQLCGVWGLPVMAVRVLVEMKKAGVHPNAITYGYYNKAALESPWPSRNRSGLFMWTKLRNVLRGVAQFKQAVKQSSSRKAATLSSTGGPSSNRLSNCSADSSGDMEDHLTGDKLCQTSSHSDQGYGSKDELHQELSESSHTAMLAIAERSKAKAQHNGGDISGSVDSAFAVAEAPSPVDAPLPVPSIVRLSTGSLDAGRESGTLFRRKSKTDNVSLPDDDASTEDGNLTAQPQNQRQKAFAERSRSFSAETRAGMLSDKGVDHMASQLGADARILAAALSTGQTPTPCVSKALFQDLEEEPEDDQGLFVGKLPDEEAASEKGKVFEIKVDGKKESIEKRERKRTETSEVDVGADPLSLLMSESEELASVTSQEPPRSVPPVVSRNLAEEIEMYMSLKSPLGNKSSSMELKQPQGESTDAPQSKQLFERRSSLPAPVPKTPTGSPADTPKRSPSTVTRSKTFAVKSKPVVNKAASPAVRSSSLTALVKSSQGSSLGSVINSISGIKMDNLLSGPKIDVLKSGMKQAANVASKMLVAVATAYSYSDDEQEEQGPSGGGFPAHLDEHMLTDVDDSVESGAIPGLLANGLNQSCTSIGGSSSSSDTGRGTQLTHAIPGRSARAPDSEQGSSHHASSSSIFQSHALEVLMSSCSQCRSCDALVYDEEIMAGWTANDSNLNTSCPFCREAFLPLLHIEFHDLRAMTGFYMNPSASGDSIHSTSGQPTAPNDMKTQDLIDFPTEEPRETLATSLGTHKSLIPEPVQSDPLGLLEHQASAKTSSGTSLTRSNSVGGPLQGLDSYLGPGHGVSTTSLPCSLHEVSEGMTATRPNPKPVSVPYLSPLVLRKELETLLENEGDQVIYTHKFLSQHPIIFWNLVWYFRRLDLPSHLPGLILTSEHCNNGAQLPLTSLSQDSKQVYILLLWDNINLHQDAGEPLYLLWRTLLEKKGTLAPTDHQDIRTLLNTIVRNIQTNDVYGPINLLIRESKRLPEGIKRQRSIYREILFLSLVALGRENIDVEAFDREYLLAYENLSKEQLKSLHHIDRPPSANVQWCLKCFGAPFI, encoded by the exons ATGATAGAGGACAAGGGTCACCGCGTCACCGACTACTTTGTGGTGGCCGGGCTGACAGACAAGTCAGCACCGCTGGAGCACGACCTCTCTGAGGCCAAGTCAAGTGGGCCCAAGGCGCCCATCACCGACCTGGCTGTCATCAACAGGTCGGCGGGTGAGGTGGTGCCTGAGGGCTTCACCTGCATCGACAGCACTCCCAGCGGCCAATTGGCCAACCTAAATCACGGCAGCCTGAAGAGCCCCGAGCTCTTCCTGTGCTACAAAAGGACTCGTGGAAAGCCACCTCTCATTGACGTTGG CGTTCTCTACGAGGTTAAGGAGCGTCTGATCCAGGGCTGCGAAATCATCCAGGCCACACCGTACGGCCGTTGCGCCAATGTCAACAACAGCTCTGCCACCTCACAGCGCATCTTCATCACCTTCCGCCGTGCGCCTCCCGTCCAGCCCCAGAACTCCCTGGCGGTGACCGACATATGTGTCATCGTCACCAGCAAGGGCGAGACACCACCACATACATTCTGCAAGGTGGAGAAGAACCTTAACTGTGGCATG TGGGGTTCCAGTGTGTTTCTCTGCTATAAGAAGTCGGTGTCAGCATCAAACTCCATCACTTACAAAGCGG GCCTCATCTTTCGCTATCCAGAAGAAGACTATGAGTCTTTCCCCCTGTCAGAGTCTGTTCCTCTCTTCTGCTTGCCCATGGGCGCCAAAATTGAGTGTTGGGCACCAAACACCCGAGACCCGTTGCCCATCTTCTCCACGTTTGTCCTGACCATCAGCTCCGGTGAAAAG GTGTACGGGTCGGCCATCCAGTTCTATGAGCCGTACCCTGTGGAACTGTTGAGTGAGAAACAGAAGGTCCACTTAGGCCTGCTCACCACTGTGGAGAAGAAAGAAATCCCCAACCGGCCAGTGAACGCCAACAAATGCATCTGCCTGCTCTCTCGCTGGCCTTTCTTTGAGTCCTTCCGCAAATTCCTTATGTTCCTCTACAAGTTGTCGGTCTCTGGCCCGCACTCATTGCCCATTGAAAA GCACATTTCACACTTCATGCACAATGTGTCCTTTCCTTCACCTCAAAGGCCTCGAATCTTGGTCCAA CTCTCTGCTCACGACACCTTGATCCTCTCTCAGCCTGTGTCGACACCTTTACCCCTCAG TGGCGCAGACTACAGCACCCTCTTGATGAATCTGGGCTCCGAGAACTGTGCCACGCTTCTTCATTTTGTCCTGCAGGAGAACAAGATCCTGCTGCACTCGCTCCGGCCGGCGGTGCTCACAGGCGTTGCAGAGGCTGTGGTGGCG ATGATCTTCCCCTTCCAGTGGCAGTGTCCCTATATCCCCTTGTGCCCGCTCTCCCTTGCGGGGGTCCTCAATGCACCTGTTCCTTTCATTGTGGGTGTCGACTCCCGCTACTTCGATCTCTACGACCCACCGCCGGATGTTGTCTGCGTGGATTTGGACACCAACACCATCTACTT GTCAGACGAGAAGAAGCACAACAACTTCAAGAACCTCCCAAAGAAGCCCTGCAAGAGCCTGGTCAACACTCTAAGCAATTTGTACCACCAGCTGGCCACGG TTTCAGTCCGTCCGACAACGCAGACGGGCGTGGCGGTGGACATGACTCCTATCGAGGCCGACATCACTTGGCACAAAAAGAAGACGGCCCTGGAGATGGAGATCCAGGAGGCTTTCCTGCGCTTCATGGCTTCCATTTTGAAGGGCTACCGCTCCTACCTCAAACCAATCACCCAGGCGCCATCTGAGAAGGCCACAGCTGCCGACTCCCTCTACGACCTGCAAG GTTTTCTCAAAAGCAGAGATCGTGCTCACCAGAAGTTCTACTCGCAGCTCACCAAGACCCAAATATTTATCCGCTTCATCGAGGAGTGCACTTTTGTCAGCGACAAGGACACCGGCTTGGCCTTCTTTGACGACTGTGTCGAGAAG CTTTTCCCCTCTGATAAACTCACTGACAAGGGCACCAAG GTGGAAGGAGAGTCATCAGAGGACACCAGACTGCTTGAACTGGATGAGTCGCAGAAGAGCGAGCACACCGTCTTTGTGATGCCTCCTGAGCCTCCGGCTGAGGATGAACATGAGGCGCCCAAACGATACAC TTACAAGCGTTTCCCCCGGCTAAAGATGGGGCTGTTTGACCGTCCTCTGGAGCTACGGCCTGCAATCAGCAGAGGGACAGCGGGGGCCAGTCTCTCCAGCAGCCCTGCTCTACTAGCCAAACGGACCAAGCAG GAGATCAAACTGGCGTACAAGATGGCAAAGCGCTTCTACTCGGATCCCCAGCTGTGGTCCCGCTGTCTGTTCAGCCACTGTTACAGCCTGTGGTTCATCTGCCTGCCAGCCGCACTACGCCTGGCCAAGTCTAAGAGTCGCGCCATGCAGCAGGCGTACAATGTCCTCTTGAAGATGAGGACGACAGAGGTGGAGGTGTTGGATGAG GTTTGTTACAGAGTGGTAATGCAGCTCTGCGGCGTTTGGGGTCTTCCTGTTATGGCTGTGCGAGTGCTGGTCGAAATGAAGAAAGCCGGCGTTCATCCCAATGCCATCACATACGGTTATTACAACAAG GCGGCCTTAGAGAGCCCATGGCCGAGCAGAAACCGCAGCGGACTCTTTATGTGGACCAAGCTTCGCAACGTGCTGCGCGGGGTGGCTCAGTTCAAGCAAGCTGTCAAGCAATCTTCATCCAGGAAGGCAGCAACATTGTCAAGCACAG GAGGTCCATCCTCAAACCGTTTGAGCAACTGCAGCGCAGACAGCTCGGGAGACATGGAGGATCACCTGACCGGAGACAAGCTATGTCAAACAA GTAGCCATTCCGATCAAGGCTACGGCTCCAAGGATGAGCTGCATCAAGAACTTTCCGAGTCATCGCATACAGCTATGCTTGCGATTGCTGAGAGAAGCAAAGCCAAAGCACAGCATAATG GAGGAGACATTTCTGGATCAGTGGACAGTGCTTTCGCAGTGGCAGAGGCCCCCAGTCCTGTGGACGCTCCCTTGCCTGTCCCAAGTATAGTGAGACTGTCCACAGGGAGCCTTGATGCTGGCAGGGAATCAG GAACGCTGTTTCGAAGGAAAAGCAAGACCGATAACGTGTCTCTCCCCGATGACGATGCCTCGACGGAAGATGGTAACCTTACAGCCCAGCCTCAAAATCAGCGACAGAAAGCCTTTGCCGAGCGCAGCCGCAGCTTTAGTGCTGAAACACGGGCCGGTATGCTCTCGGACAAAGGCGTGGACCACATGGCGAGCCAGCTTGGCGCCGACGCCCGCATCCTTGCCGCCGCTCTCTCCACTGGCCAGACCCCTACCCCTTGCGTGTCCAAAGCCCTCTTTCAGGACCTGGAGGAAGAGCCAGAAGATGATCAGGGACTGTTTGTTGGGAAGCTACCTGATGAAGAAGCAGCATCAGAGAAAGGAAAAGTATTTGAGATAAAGGTGGATGGAAAAAAGGAGTCGATTGAGAAGCGTGAGAGGAAACGTACTGAAACAAGTGAGGTGGATGTGGGGGCAGACCCTCTTTCCCTCCTGATGTCAGAAAGCGAAGAGTTGGCGTCTGTCACTAGCCAGGAGCCTCCTCGCTCAGTGCCCCCTGTTGTGTCGCGCAACCTGGCCGAGGAGATTGAAATGTACATGAGTCTGAAAAGCCCGCTGGGCAACAAGTCCTCCAGCATGGAACTCAAGCAGCCACAGGGCGAGTCCACAGACGCCCCGCAGTCGAAACAACTATTTGAGCGCAGATCCAGCCTTCCCGCACCTGTGCCGAAAACACCGACTGGGTCGCCGGCAGACACGCCGAAACGCAGCCCCTCTACTGTCACTCGCTCCAAGACGTTTGCGGTAAAGTCGAAGCCTGTCGTCAACAAGGCCGCTAGTCCAGCTGTGAGATCGTCTTCACTAACGGCGCTCGTCAAGTCCTCCCAGGGGTCCTCACTGGGGTCTGTCATCAACTCCATCTCAGGCATCAAGATGGACAACTTGTTGTCTGGGCCTAAAATTGACGTCCTCAAGTCTGGAATGAAGCAGGCGGCCAATGTGGCCAGCAAAATGTTGGTGGCCGTTGCTACAGCGTACTCATACTCAGACGATGAG CAGGAAGAACAAGGTCCAAGTGGAGGGGGATTCCCTGCCCACCTGGATGAACACATGTTGACGGATGTAGATGACAGTGTCGAGAGCGGGGCCATCCCAGGTTTGCTAGCCAATGGTCTAAACCAGAGCTGCACCAGTATTggcggcagcagcagcagcagtgatACTGGAAGAGGGACGCAGCTAACAC ATGCCATTCCGGGGCGATCTGCCAGGGCTCCCGACTCCGAGCAAGGCTCCTCACACCACGCCTCTTCTTCCAGCATCTTCCAGAGCCACGCACTGGAG GTGCTGATGTCCAGCTGTTCCCAGTGTCGTTCGTGCGATGCCCTGGTGTACGACGAAGAGATCATGGCGGGATGGACGGCCAACGACTCCAACCTCAACACCAGTTGTCCGTTCTGTCGTGAAGCCTTCCTTCCTCTGCTGCACATAGAGTTTCATGACTTGCGTGCGATGACCGG cttctACATGAATCCCAGTGCTTCAGGAGACAGTATTCACAGCACCAGTGGACAACCCACAGCTCCCAATGACATGAAGACGCAGGACCTCATTGATTTCCCCACAGAGGAGCCAAGGGAGACTCTGGCTACCTCTCTTGGAACCCATAAGAG CCTAATTCCAGAGCCAGTGCAGTCTGATCCGTTGGGCCTACTGGAGCACCAGGCGTCAGCCAAGACCAGCAGTGGCACGTCTCTCACACGCAGCAACAGCGTCGGCGGCCCGCTGCAGGGCCTGGACTCATATCTTGGACCCGGCCACGGCGTCTCCACCACCAGTCTCCCCTGCAGTCTGCATGAAGTGTCG GAAGGAATGACCGCAACAAGGCCGAACCCCAAGCCTGTGTCTGTGCCGTACCTCAGTCCCTTGGTGCTGCGCAAAGAACTGGAGACCCTCCTGGAGAATGAGGGAGATCAG GTCATTTACACCCACAAGTTCCTTAGCCAGCATCCAATCATCTTCTGGAACCTTGTTTGGTATTTTCGTCGTTTGGACCTTCCCAGTCACCTACCCGGCCTCATCCTGACCTCTGAACACTGCAACAACGGAGCGCAG CTTCCACTGACATCACTATCCCAGGACAGCAAGCAAGTATACATCCTGCTGCTGTGGGACAACATCAACCTGCACCAAGACGCAGGAGAACCCCTCTACCTGCTTTGGAGGACCTTAC TGGAAAAAAAGGGGACGTTGGCGCCGACGGACCATCAGGATATTCGCACGCTCCTCAACACCATTGTCCGCAACATCCAGACCAACGACGTATACGGGCCCATCAACCTGCTGATCAGAGAGAGCAAACGGCTTCCGGAGGGCATCAAGCGGCAGAG GAGTATTTACAGAGAAATTTTGTTTCTCTCACTTGTGGCCTTGGGACGGGAAAACATTGACGTCG AGGCCTTTGACAGAGAGTACCTGCTGGCCTACGAGAATCTGAGCAAGGAGCAACTCAAATCTCTGCACCACATTGACCGGCCGCCCAGCGCCAACGTGCAGTGGTGCCTCAAATGTTTTGGCGCCCCTTTCATCTAG